A portion of the Stigmatella aurantiaca DW4/3-1 genome contains these proteins:
- a CDS encoding FAD-dependent monooxygenase, with amino-acid sequence MNSTAPKRTDTRVLVSGASISGLTIAYWLVRYGFAVTMVERAPHLRPGGHALDVRGPALEVAERMAILGTMRDRSTKLTGMAVVDSDGQEIFRSTESTLTGGRLDSADVEIMRDDLCHVLHEAVGDQVEYIFGDSIASLTQDESGVDVTFVTAAPRRFELVIGADGLYSRVRRIAFGPDEQFLRAFGDLYVATFGMPNFLGLERWQVMYQQPDSVGALVMGLRKDVSARTYLGFSAPKGIDYGFRDIDAQKRLLADRVAGAGWVIPQIVEHMLRATDFHFYSLSQVRMNSWSRGRIVLVGDAGYAVSLGTGQGTTVAMVGAYVLAGELATHKDDLVGGIAAYEDGLRAYVIRNQDIALEQNAQPDEPTDEGETAPTGGIPDFGALTLPFALKNYQDRWFRCRPG; translated from the coding sequence ATGAACTCCACGGCCCCGAAGCGTACCGACACCCGGGTGCTGGTCTCCGGCGCCAGCATTTCCGGTCTCACTATCGCCTATTGGCTTGTTCGCTACGGCTTCGCGGTCACGATGGTCGAGCGTGCGCCGCATCTGCGTCCAGGCGGTCATGCGCTCGATGTGCGCGGTCCGGCCCTCGAGGTCGCGGAGCGGATGGCCATCCTCGGCACGATGCGTGATCGAAGCACGAAGCTGACGGGAATGGCCGTGGTCGACTCGGACGGTCAGGAAATCTTCCGGAGCACGGAGAGCACCTTGACGGGCGGCCGGCTCGACAGTGCCGATGTCGAGATCATGCGCGACGACCTCTGTCACGTGCTTCACGAAGCCGTGGGCGACCAGGTCGAGTACATCTTCGGCGATTCCATTGCGTCGCTGACCCAGGACGAGTCGGGCGTCGACGTCACGTTCGTCACAGCCGCGCCTCGCCGGTTCGAACTCGTGATTGGCGCCGACGGATTGTATTCGCGGGTGCGGCGGATTGCCTTCGGCCCCGATGAGCAGTTCCTGCGCGCTTTCGGTGACCTGTACGTCGCGACGTTCGGCATGCCGAACTTCCTCGGTCTCGAGCGCTGGCAAGTCATGTACCAGCAGCCTGACTCTGTCGGCGCGCTGGTCATGGGCCTGCGAAAGGATGTCAGCGCGAGGACGTATCTCGGCTTCAGCGCTCCGAAAGGGATCGACTACGGCTTCCGCGACATCGACGCGCAGAAACGGTTGCTGGCCGATCGCGTCGCCGGCGCGGGCTGGGTGATTCCGCAGATCGTGGAACACATGCTGCGCGCGACTGACTTCCACTTCTACTCGCTGAGTCAGGTCCGCATGAACAGTTGGTCACGCGGGCGGATCGTGTTGGTCGGCGATGCTGGCTACGCCGTCTCTCTGGGGACGGGTCAGGGCACCACGGTCGCGATGGTCGGCGCCTACGTTCTGGCCGGTGAGCTCGCCACGCACAAGGATGATCTGGTTGGTGGGATAGCCGCGTACGAGGACGGCCTGCGCGCCTACGTGATTCGCAATCAGGACATTGCGCTGGAACAGAACGCTCAGCCTGACGAACCGACGGACGAGGGTGAGACCGCCCCCACAGGCGGCATTCCGGATTTCGGAGCGCTGACGCTGCCATTCGCGCTCAAGAACTACCAGGATCGATGGTTCCGATGCCGGCCAGGATGA
- a CDS encoding pre-peptidase C-terminal domain-containing protein — MLHTTWSVHAPLPSNPLALATTVTTGLNQLSRTVYEVDVPAGKKRLQVTATRAAGQSGQFKLYVRQGSAPAVPSAVDCTADSTTLPAVCSIVDPVADKAYVMVEAVSNVSSLSLRVDALTK; from the coding sequence GTGCTCCACACAACATGGAGCGTCCATGCACCTCTCCCGAGCAACCCCCTCGCGCTCGCGACGACGGTGACGACGGGCCTCAACCAGCTGTCGCGCACCGTGTACGAAGTGGACGTGCCGGCGGGCAAGAAGCGGCTCCAAGTCACGGCCACGCGGGCGGCCGGGCAGAGCGGCCAGTTCAAGCTCTACGTGCGCCAGGGAAGCGCGCCCGCGGTGCCCAGCGCGGTGGACTGCACCGCGGACAGCACCACGCTGCCCGCGGTCTGCTCCATCGTCGACCCCGTGGCGGACAAGGCCTACGTGATGGTCGAGGCCGTCAGCAACGTCTCCTCCCTCAGCCTCCGGGTGGACGCGCTCACAAAGTAG
- a CDS encoding lamin tail domain-containing protein — translation MPVHALLCQTALVAMVLVSLPGAAWAQAALSGQVKFSDGSIASGVTVYARVPSSTLAYRTTADAAGMYSLQLIPGTYNVGVDFAFHNFSGMETLVSAQSISTPTTLNLTAHDIQLNGRVVNSSGQPVANVRLWGEAVSGGYDSDREVSPVSGADGRFQVRMLPGDYSSMQLEPPTGGPYVITPLPNQAFSSNTTQDFVLGSVINLSGQVKFSDGSIAAGAAVYARTSSGSATYRATTDAAGMYSLQFIPGTYSVGVEFTSPGFTGTALVVSSRAFSTSSTLDLTTQDIQLNGRVVNNSGQPVANVYLRGGVHRNNGWNGLSPVSGADGRFQVRMLPATYLSMKLEPPPGSPYAVTPLPNQTFSGNTTQDFVLGSVISLSGQVKFSDGSIAAGVSVYAKEPSSPTATYQATTDAAGMYSLQLIPGTYSVGIEFASPSFTGSKTLLFSQPFSTPSTLNLTAQDIQLNGRVVNSSGQPVANVRLWGSMYRDNGWNALSPLSGADGRFQVRMFPGTYSSMQLEPYTPAYLMAPLPAQTFSASLSQEFVISDTNECMVNNGGCNVNATCTNLPGSRTCACNSGYTGDGISCVEENPAALTVTSPNGGEQWSTGSVRNITWTSSRVSQVNLRYSFDNGATWTLIAANVPAGLGSYAWTLPASTSSNALVRIADAQNSNLMDTSNAKFTVTSGRVILNEILANEPGSATAGEFVELVNVGSTAMDLSGWVLWDATAVRHTFASGTVLAPGKALVVFGAASGIPLCSCTSNAVAATTGSLSLGNTGDTVTVKNAAGTVIDTFTYSSALAAADGVSMNHSPDAQPVGSFVLHNTLSPLSASAGKRANGSSF, via the coding sequence ATGCCTGTACACGCTCTCCTTTGTCAGACGGCCCTCGTGGCCATGGTGTTGGTGTCACTCCCTGGCGCCGCCTGGGCGCAAGCTGCCCTGAGCGGGCAGGTGAAGTTCTCCGATGGCAGCATCGCGTCGGGAGTGACCGTTTATGCCAGGGTGCCATCGAGCACCCTCGCGTATCGGACCACTGCGGACGCAGCCGGGATGTACTCGCTGCAGCTGATTCCAGGCACCTACAACGTCGGCGTCGACTTCGCCTTCCACAACTTCAGTGGCATGGAGACCCTGGTCTCCGCCCAGTCCATCAGCACTCCCACCACGCTCAATCTGACGGCCCATGACATCCAGCTCAATGGCCGGGTCGTCAACAGCAGCGGCCAGCCGGTGGCCAACGTGCGCCTGTGGGGCGAGGCAGTGAGTGGCGGCTACGACTCGGATCGTGAGGTGTCTCCCGTGTCTGGAGCCGACGGCCGCTTCCAGGTGCGCATGCTTCCTGGCGACTACTCCTCGATGCAGTTGGAGCCTCCCACGGGTGGCCCCTATGTCATTACGCCTCTTCCGAATCAGGCGTTCTCGAGCAACACCACGCAGGACTTCGTCCTGGGCAGTGTCATTAACCTCTCCGGGCAGGTGAAGTTCTCCGATGGTAGCATCGCGGCGGGAGCGGCCGTTTATGCCAGAACATCCTCGGGCAGCGCCACGTACCGGGCGACCACGGATGCAGCCGGGATGTACTCGCTGCAGTTCATCCCTGGTACCTACAGCGTCGGCGTCGAGTTCACCTCACCCGGCTTCACCGGCACGGCGCTCGTGGTTTCCTCCCGGGCCTTCAGCACCAGCAGCACACTCGATCTGACGACCCAGGACATCCAGCTCAACGGCCGGGTCGTCAACAACAGCGGCCAGCCGGTGGCCAACGTGTACCTGCGGGGCGGGGTGCATCGCAACAACGGCTGGAATGGGCTGTCTCCCGTGTCTGGAGCCGACGGCCGCTTCCAGGTACGCATGCTTCCAGCCACCTACCTCTCGATGAAACTGGAGCCTCCCCCGGGGAGCCCCTACGCTGTCACGCCTCTGCCCAATCAGACGTTCTCGGGCAACACCACGCAGGACTTCGTCCTGGGCAGTGTCATCAGCCTCTCTGGGCAAGTGAAGTTCTCCGATGGCAGCATCGCGGCGGGAGTGAGCGTCTATGCCAAGGAGCCCTCGAGCCCCACCGCCACGTATCAGGCCACCACGGATGCAGCCGGGATGTACTCGCTGCAGTTGATCCCTGGCACCTACAGCGTCGGCATCGAGTTCGCCTCACCCAGCTTCACTGGCTCGAAGACCCTGCTGTTCTCCCAGCCCTTCAGCACCCCGTCCACCCTCAACCTAACGGCCCAGGACATCCAGCTCAACGGCCGGGTCGTCAACAGCAGCGGCCAGCCGGTGGCCAACGTGCGCCTGTGGGGTTCGATGTATCGCGACAATGGCTGGAATGCGCTGTCTCCCCTGTCTGGGGCCGACGGCCGCTTCCAGGTACGCATGTTTCCAGGCACCTACTCCTCGATGCAGCTCGAGCCGTACACCCCCGCGTACCTGATGGCGCCGCTGCCGGCCCAGACGTTCTCCGCTTCCCTCAGCCAGGAGTTTGTCATCAGCGACACCAACGAGTGTATGGTGAACAACGGCGGGTGCAATGTGAACGCGACCTGCACGAACCTCCCCGGCTCGCGCACGTGCGCCTGCAACTCCGGCTACACGGGGGATGGCATCAGCTGCGTGGAGGAGAATCCCGCGGCGCTGACCGTCACCTCCCCCAACGGCGGCGAGCAATGGTCCACGGGCTCCGTCCGGAACATCACCTGGACGTCCTCCAGGGTGAGTCAGGTGAATCTCCGGTATTCGTTCGACAACGGCGCCACCTGGACGCTCATCGCCGCCAACGTGCCGGCCGGCCTGGGTTCTTATGCCTGGACGCTGCCTGCCTCGACTTCTTCGAACGCCCTCGTGCGCATCGCGGACGCCCAGAACAGCAACCTCATGGATACCAGCAACGCCAAGTTCACCGTGACCTCCGGGCGTGTCATCCTCAATGAGATCCTCGCCAACGAGCCCGGCTCGGCCACCGCGGGCGAGTTCGTCGAGTTGGTCAACGTGGGCAGCACGGCCATGGATCTCAGCGGCTGGGTCCTCTGGGACGCCACGGCGGTGCGCCACACGTTTGCTTCCGGCACCGTGCTTGCTCCGGGCAAGGCCCTGGTGGTGTTCGGTGCGGCCTCTGGCATACCGTTGTGCTCCTGCACGTCCAATGCCGTGGCCGCCACCACCGGCAGCCTCAGCCTGGGCAACACCGGCGATACGGTCACCGTGAAGAACGCCGCTGGCACCGTCATCGACACCTTCACCTATTCCAGCGCATTGGCCGCGGCCGATGGAGTGTCGATGAACCACAGCCCAGATGCCCAGCCGGTGGGCAGCTTCGTGCTGCACAACACGCTCTCGCCTCTCTCGGCCTCGGCTGGCAAGCGCGCGAACGGATCCTCTTTCTAA
- a CDS encoding LysR family transcriptional regulator — translation MELRHLRYFVTIAEEQNFRRAATRLHVSQSPLSRQMKDLEEEMGVELFAPEGRGIKLTAAGKVFAERARSILASVDTAVDEAKGIAEGRLGTVVIGFETGTTFMGALLSLVAAFRRRTPRVGLQLVPMSSLEQWMALRQGTITVGYGAYAPSDDALGHLEMSRDRLGLLLSPEHRLARLEKIRLRDLESERVLLQPRQLYPRLHADIITAACTQGVTLHVTAEVLDLEALLALVVIGDAITFLTEKFWEPASQASLLWRPVEDLHINLSEFVTWRAEDADAPVVRALIESAREVSPILQGAADRTCSSKAAKRKRRSKR, via the coding sequence ATGGAACTCCGGCACCTGCGCTACTTCGTGACGATCGCCGAGGAGCAGAACTTCCGTCGAGCCGCCACCAGGCTCCACGTTTCGCAGTCTCCGCTGAGCCGGCAGATGAAGGACCTCGAGGAGGAGATGGGTGTTGAACTCTTCGCGCCCGAGGGGCGCGGAATCAAGCTCACGGCCGCTGGGAAGGTCTTCGCGGAGAGAGCCAGGAGCATCCTCGCGAGCGTCGACACGGCCGTCGACGAAGCCAAGGGAATCGCCGAAGGCAGGCTCGGTACCGTGGTCATCGGCTTTGAAACGGGAACGACCTTCATGGGTGCGTTGTTGTCCCTCGTCGCGGCGTTTCGCCGGCGAACGCCTCGTGTCGGCCTGCAGCTCGTCCCCATGAGCAGCCTCGAGCAGTGGATGGCGCTGCGGCAGGGGACGATTACCGTCGGCTACGGTGCCTACGCGCCCAGTGACGACGCCCTGGGCCACCTGGAGATGAGCCGTGACCGACTCGGGCTGCTTCTCTCCCCTGAGCATCGACTCGCACGGCTCGAGAAGATCCGGCTTCGAGACCTCGAGAGCGAGCGCGTGCTCCTCCAGCCACGTCAGCTCTATCCACGGCTCCACGCGGACATCATCACGGCGGCGTGCACACAGGGCGTGACGCTGCACGTGACGGCGGAGGTGCTCGACTTGGAGGCGCTCCTGGCGCTGGTCGTGATCGGCGACGCGATCACCTTCCTCACGGAGAAGTTCTGGGAACCAGCTTCGCAGGCCTCGTTGCTGTGGCGGCCCGTCGAAGACCTCCACATCAATCTGAGCGAGTTCGTCACATGGCGCGCGGAGGATGCCGACGCGCCCGTAGTGCGCGCGCTGATCGAGAGCGCACGAGAAGTGAGCCCGATCCTGCAAGGCGCTGCAGACCGCACGTGCTCCTCCAAGGCCGCCAAGCGAAAACGTCGCAGCAAGCGCTGA
- a CDS encoding TetR/AcrR family transcriptional regulator has product MATKTQRTERRTDALSKERIVEAAIEILDADGESALTFRALTTRLATGSGAIYWHVANKNDLLAATTNDVIARVMTDVASGAEPREAIRAIALGVFDAIDAHPWVGAQLSREPWQSAMLQIFESVGGQLQALGVPERAQFASASALVNYILGVAGQNAANARLLPRETDRTAFLATVAARWAQHDPAEYPFVHQVATQLSEHDDREQFLAGIDLILAGIGTIDPGSS; this is encoded by the coding sequence ATGGCGACCAAGACGCAGCGGACCGAACGGCGCACGGACGCGCTCTCCAAGGAGCGAATCGTCGAGGCCGCGATCGAGATCCTCGACGCCGACGGTGAGAGCGCTCTGACCTTCCGCGCGCTCACGACGCGCCTGGCAACAGGGAGCGGGGCGATCTACTGGCACGTTGCCAACAAGAATGATCTGCTTGCGGCGACCACCAACGACGTCATCGCCCGTGTGATGACCGACGTGGCCAGTGGTGCGGAGCCACGGGAAGCGATCCGAGCCATTGCCCTCGGGGTGTTCGACGCGATCGACGCACACCCCTGGGTGGGCGCCCAGCTCTCCCGTGAGCCGTGGCAGTCCGCGATGCTGCAGATCTTCGAAAGCGTCGGCGGCCAGCTCCAAGCGCTCGGCGTCCCCGAACGAGCGCAATTCGCCTCTGCGTCCGCGCTCGTGAACTACATCCTCGGCGTCGCCGGACAGAACGCCGCGAACGCCCGCCTCCTCCCACGCGAGACGGATCGGACGGCTTTCCTCGCCACCGTTGCAGCACGATGGGCGCAGCACGACCCCGCGGAGTACCCGTTCGTGCATCAGGTGGCGACACAACTGAGCGAGCACGACGACCGCGAGCAATTCCTCGCCGGCATCGACCTCATCCTGGCCGGCATCGGAACCATCGATCCTGGTAGTTCTTGA
- a CDS encoding FAD-dependent oxidoreductase, which produces MTTPVTIVGAGLGGLTLARVLHVHGIPATIYEAEPSAEARTQGGQLDIHEHTGQFALEAAGLTDEFHAIIREGGEASRVLDQHGTVLLEKPDDGTGGRPEVLRGDLRRILLDSLPGEMIEWGRKVTGVQPLGDGRHELTFADGSTVTTGLLVGADGAWSKIRPLLSDAKPQYVGTSFIETYLYDADERHSAAAEAVGGGMMLALAPGKGIVAHREAGSVLHTYVELNRPAEWVAGIDFTDATAATARVAAEFDGWAPELTALITDGETAPIPRMLYALPNGHRWDRVPGVTLLGDAAHLMPPSGEGANLAMFDGAELGKAIAAHPDDIEAALTAYEEALFPRSASAAAEAHLLLGLCLGDRAPFGLIDFFTGALEGEHE; this is translated from the coding sequence ATGACGACACCCGTTACGATCGTCGGTGCGGGCCTCGGCGGCCTCACCCTCGCACGCGTCCTTCACGTCCACGGCATCCCCGCAACGATCTACGAGGCGGAGCCCTCGGCGGAGGCCCGCACGCAGGGCGGCCAGCTCGACATCCACGAGCACACCGGGCAGTTCGCACTCGAAGCAGCCGGCCTCACCGACGAGTTCCACGCGATCATCCGCGAGGGCGGCGAGGCTTCGCGCGTGCTCGACCAGCATGGCACGGTGCTGCTCGAAAAGCCCGATGACGGTACGGGTGGGCGCCCCGAGGTGCTCCGCGGAGACCTGCGTCGGATCCTGCTCGACTCCCTGCCCGGCGAGATGATCGAGTGGGGGCGCAAGGTCACCGGTGTCCAGCCCCTCGGCGACGGCCGACACGAGCTGACCTTCGCCGATGGGTCGACCGTGACCACTGGCCTCCTCGTCGGTGCCGACGGCGCCTGGTCGAAGATCAGGCCGCTGCTGTCCGATGCGAAGCCCCAGTACGTTGGTACCTCGTTCATCGAGACGTATCTGTACGACGCCGACGAGCGGCACTCCGCAGCGGCCGAAGCGGTCGGCGGCGGCATGATGCTCGCGCTCGCCCCGGGAAAGGGGATCGTCGCGCACCGCGAGGCGGGGAGCGTCCTTCACACGTACGTCGAGCTGAACCGACCCGCCGAGTGGGTCGCCGGCATCGACTTCACCGACGCCACCGCCGCGACTGCTCGGGTCGCGGCCGAGTTCGACGGGTGGGCTCCGGAACTCACCGCGCTGATCACCGACGGCGAAACCGCACCGATCCCGCGCATGCTCTACGCACTCCCGAATGGACACCGATGGGACCGCGTGCCCGGGGTGACGCTCCTCGGTGATGCCGCGCACCTGATGCCGCCGTCCGGCGAGGGCGCGAACTTGGCGATGTTCGACGGCGCCGAGCTCGGGAAGGCGATCGCCGCGCACCCCGACGACATCGAAGCAGCACTCACCGCCTACGAAGAGGCGCTGTTCCCGCGCAGCGCTTCTGCCGCCGCGGAGGCGCACCTGCTCCTAGGGCTCTGCCTCGGCGACCGCGCACCGTTCGGACTCATCGACTTCTTCACCGGCGCCCTTGAGGGGGAGCACGAATGA